A genomic region of Tamandua tetradactyla isolate mTamTet1 chromosome 2, mTamTet1.pri, whole genome shotgun sequence contains the following coding sequences:
- the SPAAR gene encoding small regulatory polypeptide of amino acid response yields METAVIGVVMVLFAVTLAITCVLCCFSCDPKTQDPQGVPGPSFTVATFRQDASLFTGPGRQAQPAARARDFWTFM; encoded by the coding sequence ATGGAAACGGCCGTGATTGGGGTGGTGATGGTGCTGTTCGCTGTGACCCTGGCCATCACTTGCGTGCTGTGCTGCTTCAGCTGCGACCCCAAGACCCAGGACCCTCAGGGAGTCCCTGGCCCCAGCTTCACGGTGGCCACGTTTCGCCAGGACGCGTCTCTCTTCACGGGGCCGGGGCGCCAGGCCCAGCCGGCCGCCAGGGCCCGGGACTTCTGGACCTTCATGTGA